Proteins from one Anopheles nili chromosome 2, idAnoNiliSN_F5_01, whole genome shotgun sequence genomic window:
- the LOC128721102 gene encoding uncharacterized protein LOC128721102: MFDKLLFVVGACCALAYLQVARTEQSDYEIDHDEEGFWIGHGLGSRKEGDEVLTVLLKSVGPFVEPQNVTVVEKFTAADGESITFTQFNSSKVLTYFHEVVLDFNPKNFYIRLKLFNITSLRLQRMVYGFRSNAIKQDAS; the protein is encoded by the exons ATGTTCGATAAGTTGTTGTTCGTGGTTGGTGCGTGTTGTGCCCTTGCTTATCTCCAGGTGGCTCGAACGGAGCAGAGTGATTATGAAATCGATCACGACGAAGAAGGCTTTTGGATAGGCCACGGGCTCGGAAGTCGTAAAGAAG GTGACGAAGTCCTGACGGTGCTCCTCAAATCCGTAGGCCCGTTCGTGGAACCGCAAAATGTTACCGTTGTAGAGAAGTTCACCGCAGCTGATGGTGAAAGTATTACGTTTACACAATTCAACTCATCTAAG GTATTGACATACTTTCACGAAGTGGTACTTGATTTCAACCCAAAAAACTTTTACATCCGACTGAAGCTGTTCAACATTACGAGTTTGCGCCTTCAACGAATGGTTTACGGGTTTCGATCGAATGCGATCAAACAGGACGCCAGCTAG